One window of the Halobacillus litoralis genome contains the following:
- a CDS encoding ATP-binding protein, giving the protein MRNFKWSQWIVLSFFILSACYLIIHSITQPFLGIDVDKQKEEWVIVNVENGSWADRHSVPVGGEIQTINGNKPGEHQSVAMFDEVEKAESFLVEYTGREILYENINQSSPLHWILYIILPVLFFIVILGISYLVHKRVPKRYSAEQLILFFLAVATGYLSNSGAVRDDLYSLFLNTSLFLISPVMLVHFLYNYFQELQIYWFSKKIIYFLYAFVLLVSFFESYFLITKQYPDYFNSVPGALLMILYIVLFFIIYRGLFIYKKSPVGPIFNYMAIGMTIAFFPYILLYLIPALTFGIKIISLEIGAVFLIALPITFMYLVTREQLIDINFVISRVRYYIILSVIPSLILTFAIGWLIPASLSVIDYIQNYLFIHGALIIFLSLKEVLDFRLQRYLFSARYSYQESMHRMAQDMKDQSNAVDLMKVMRDEVRNVLNVREIYIYSKHNDRDMYCVYDKIPQDIIDHFHEHLNDHSFDIGSIIETEKGFGVIVGFSLEKLTMMWCKGKKDYTTLNRDEKTYLQTISYNANIAIENMNLIEDLVKELRTLKNDQTQKYPTWLSRLLFTIAENQRKQLSIDLHDTVLQEQLYLYRRMDDLIGHRDDLTRSLHAELMMYKESLLDSIHLIRETCNELRPAFIEELGLVQSLKNLIHQYQLRSNFTVYFTNERFDAELDQERILAIFRIVQELLTNAMKHSDAKIVKLSLSNDGNQVMLLYSDNGKGMDYSVRRDLFSHIGLSGIEQRVNGLNGHLEIETAPGEGFKTIVTFPCTANKEVQV; this is encoded by the coding sequence ATGCGTAATTTCAAATGGTCCCAATGGATCGTTTTATCATTTTTCATATTATCAGCATGTTACTTGATTATACATTCCATTACTCAGCCTTTCTTAGGTATTGATGTAGATAAGCAAAAGGAAGAATGGGTCATTGTCAATGTGGAGAATGGCAGCTGGGCGGACCGTCATAGCGTCCCAGTTGGTGGAGAGATCCAGACCATTAACGGCAATAAACCTGGAGAGCATCAATCTGTAGCTATGTTTGATGAGGTGGAAAAGGCTGAATCATTTTTAGTAGAATATACAGGGAGAGAAATCTTATATGAAAACATAAATCAATCGAGTCCTTTGCATTGGATTTTATATATTATTCTTCCTGTACTCTTTTTCATCGTTATCTTAGGAATCTCCTATCTTGTTCACAAACGTGTCCCAAAGCGCTATTCAGCTGAGCAGTTAATATTATTTTTCCTGGCGGTTGCTACTGGTTATTTGAGCAATAGTGGTGCAGTGAGGGATGATTTATATAGCTTGTTCTTAAACACGAGTTTATTTTTAATCTCTCCTGTTATGTTGGTTCATTTTTTATATAATTATTTTCAAGAGTTACAAATTTACTGGTTTTCGAAAAAAATAATATATTTTCTATATGCCTTCGTACTTCTTGTCTCTTTCTTTGAAAGTTATTTTCTGATTACGAAGCAATACCCAGATTATTTCAACTCTGTCCCAGGCGCTTTACTGATGATTTTATATATTGTACTCTTTTTCATAATTTATCGGGGCCTCTTTATATATAAGAAATCTCCTGTAGGTCCAATATTCAATTATATGGCGATCGGGATGACGATTGCTTTCTTCCCTTATATATTATTGTATTTAATCCCGGCTTTGACTTTTGGCATTAAAATCATTTCCCTCGAAATAGGAGCAGTCTTTCTGATTGCCTTGCCGATTACATTCATGTATTTAGTCACTCGGGAACAATTGATTGATATAAATTTTGTCATCAGTCGTGTAAGGTATTATATTATTCTTTCTGTTATTCCCAGTTTGATCTTAACCTTTGCCATCGGATGGTTAATACCAGCATCCTTATCAGTGATCGATTATATACAAAACTATTTATTTATACATGGGGCACTGATTATTTTCTTGTCTCTTAAAGAAGTGTTGGACTTTCGTTTGCAGCGTTATCTGTTTTCTGCCCGTTATAGTTATCAGGAGAGTATGCACAGAATGGCGCAGGATATGAAAGACCAATCGAATGCTGTCGACTTGATGAAGGTGATGAGAGACGAAGTGCGGAACGTATTGAATGTGAGGGAAATTTATATTTATTCCAAACATAACGATCGTGACATGTATTGTGTATACGATAAGATTCCTCAAGACATCATAGATCACTTTCACGAACACTTGAATGATCATAGTTTTGATATCGGGTCTATCATTGAGACTGAAAAAGGTTTCGGAGTGATCGTTGGATTTTCTTTAGAGAAATTAACAATGATGTGGTGTAAAGGGAAAAAGGACTATACTACATTGAACCGCGATGAGAAAACCTATTTACAAACCATCTCATATAATGCGAACATCGCGATTGAAAACATGAATCTGATTGAAGATTTAGTGAAAGAACTGCGCACATTGAAGAATGATCAAACGCAAAAGTACCCGACTTGGCTGTCCAGATTATTATTCACGATTGCGGAGAATCAGCGAAAGCAATTATCCATTGATTTGCATGATACAGTCCTTCAGGAACAGTTGTATCTTTATAGAAGAATGGATGATTTAATCGGTCACAGGGATGATTTGACTCGGAGCCTGCATGCAGAACTTATGATGTACAAGGAGTCTCTGCTCGACAGCATTCATTTGATCCGGGAGACCTGTAATGAATTACGCCCTGCGTTCATAGAAGAACTAGGTCTCGTTCAGTCATTGAAAAACTTGATTCATCAATATCAGTTAAGATCGAATTTTACGGTGTACTTCACCAATGAAAGGTTCGATGCAGAATTGGATCAAGAACGGATTCTGGCAATCTTTCGGATTGTTCAGGAACTTTTGACGAATGCAATGAAACACTCAGATGCTAAAATAGTGAAATTATCTTTATCAAATGATGGAAATCAAGTCATGTTGTTATATTCAGATAATGGAAAAGGGATGGATTATTCCGTAAGGCGGGATCTGTTCTCCCATATTGGTCTTTCTGGAATTGAACAACGTGTAAACGGTTTGAATGGTCACTTAGAAATTGAGACAGCGCCGGGAGAAGGGTTTAAAACGATTGTTACGTTTCCTTGTACGGCTAACAAGGAGGTTCAAGTATGA
- a CDS encoding response regulator transcription factor has translation MTKVLIVDDHPAVGAGTKSMLEQEADMKVDVTYENEQVEQLLKKNQYDILLLDLYMPGMNGIELAKSIRKTYPDLKLLIYTGFDLSTHFNMLVEADINGFVSKTATSEQLVTAIRCASRDEVVIPLNLFKQLRRSEASVSETSDSSDCNGFSLNEKEQSILKEVASGFTNREIAQTLHMSQRSVEYTLTGVFNKLNVRSRTEALFKAQELGLVSKS, from the coding sequence ATGACGAAAGTTTTGATTGTAGATGACCACCCTGCAGTAGGGGCTGGTACTAAATCAATGTTGGAACAAGAAGCGGATATGAAGGTGGATGTCACCTATGAAAATGAACAGGTAGAACAGCTGCTGAAAAAGAATCAATATGATATATTACTGCTTGATTTATACATGCCAGGGATGAATGGAATTGAACTGGCCAAAAGTATTAGAAAAACATACCCTGATTTAAAACTGCTCATATATACTGGGTTTGATTTGAGCACCCATTTCAATATGCTGGTGGAAGCAGATATCAATGGCTTCGTAAGTAAAACGGCGACAAGCGAACAACTTGTAACGGCTATCCGTTGTGCTTCCAGAGACGAGGTAGTGATTCCCTTGAATTTGTTCAAACAATTGCGCCGTTCAGAAGCGAGCGTAAGTGAAACATCTGATTCCTCCGATTGCAATGGATTTTCGTTGAACGAAAAAGAACAATCGATTTTGAAAGAAGTCGCATCTGGTTTTACCAATCGTGAGATCGCTCAAACATTACACATGTCGCAGAGGAGTGTCGAGTACACGCTTACCGGGGTATTCAATAAACTGAATGTCCGCTCCAGAACTGAAGCCCTTTTTAAAGCTCAAGAGCTCGGGCTTGTGTCTAAATCATGA
- a CDS encoding helix-turn-helix domain-containing protein has product MKEDGYRPTQILTKREREVFELLVQDKTTREIAKELFISEKTVRNHISNAMQKLGVKGRSQAVVELLRMGELEL; this is encoded by the coding sequence GTGAAGGAGGACGGCTATCGGCCAACACAAATTCTTACCAAGCGGGAGCGAGAAGTTTTCGAGCTTCTAGTACAGGACAAAACGACAAGGGAGATCGCAAAAGAGCTCTTTATTTCAGAGAAAACTGTGCGGAATCACATTTCAAACGCAATGCAAAAGCTAGGGGTGAAGGGACGGTCACAGGCAGTTGTTGAACTGCTACGTATGGGTGAACTGGAATTGTAA
- a CDS encoding MarR family winged helix-turn-helix transcriptional regulator, whose product MVADVEKELRYISGIVKQRGRVILNHYPITAPQFVALQWLLEKGDMTIGELSNYIHLACSTTTDLVDRMENNDLVERVRDPKDRRVVRIHVLEKGKQIIHEVIEKRQNYLEEVLKDVSEDDVDTLNRLLHVLHEKMRETDQEQDN is encoded by the coding sequence ATGGTGGCAGATGTAGAGAAGGAACTACGTTACATATCTGGAATCGTCAAACAAAGAGGACGAGTAATCTTGAATCATTACCCGATTACAGCACCGCAGTTTGTTGCACTGCAGTGGTTATTGGAAAAAGGGGATATGACGATAGGTGAACTTTCCAATTATATTCATTTAGCTTGCAGTACGACTACTGACTTGGTCGACCGCATGGAGAACAATGATTTGGTGGAACGTGTGAGAGACCCTAAAGATCGCAGGGTCGTACGTATACATGTATTAGAGAAAGGTAAGCAGATCATACATGAAGTGATTGAAAAACGGCAAAATTACTTAGAGGAAGTTCTTAAAGATGTATCGGAGGATGATGTAGATACTTTAAACCGTCTGTTGCATGTACTTCATGAAAAAATGAGAGAAACAGACCAGGAGCAGGACAACTAA
- the racE gene encoding glutamate racemase — translation MKQPIGVIDSGVGGLTVARELMRQLPRERFIYLGDTKRCPYGPRSEEEVRAYTWQMVNHLLGKDIKMLVIACNTATAYTLEELQEELPVPVIGVIEPGARAAIKVSQNKRIGVIGTEGTIQSKAYPEALKSIDQAIRVNDLACPPFVPMVEEGILAGKRAQGIVSRTLQPLKEMNHIDTLILGCTHYPLIKDLVQEEMGNHIQVISSGEETAREASLILAYHKALDTYDTPPEHEFYTTGDMEKFRMVANSWFEEPIKILKLVELESVKSSAL, via the coding sequence GTGAAACAACCGATCGGAGTCATAGATTCTGGCGTTGGCGGCTTAACTGTAGCGCGTGAGCTGATGCGTCAACTGCCAAGAGAAAGATTCATCTATTTGGGAGATACGAAAAGGTGTCCCTATGGACCTCGTTCAGAAGAAGAAGTGAGAGCTTATACATGGCAGATGGTGAATCATTTATTAGGAAAAGATATAAAAATGCTCGTCATTGCTTGTAATACTGCAACAGCTTATACATTAGAAGAGTTGCAGGAAGAATTACCAGTCCCAGTGATCGGAGTCATAGAACCAGGGGCAAGGGCTGCCATCAAAGTGAGTCAAAATAAACGGATCGGAGTCATAGGCACGGAAGGTACGATACAGAGTAAGGCGTATCCTGAAGCCTTGAAGTCCATCGATCAGGCGATTCGTGTCAATGATCTAGCCTGTCCGCCTTTCGTACCTATGGTGGAGGAGGGTATTTTGGCAGGTAAAAGAGCACAAGGGATCGTTTCCAGAACATTACAGCCTTTGAAGGAAATGAATCATATTGATACATTGATACTTGGTTGCACACATTATCCATTAATCAAGGATTTGGTACAGGAAGAAATGGGAAATCATATCCAGGTCATCAGTTCAGGTGAAGAAACTGCAAGAGAAGCTAGTTTGATTCTTGCTTACCATAAAGCCCTGGATACGTATGATACTCCTCCTGAACATGAATTTTATACGACTGGTGATATGGAAAAGTTCCGCATGGTTGCAAATAGCTGGTTTGAAGAACCGATAAAAATTCTGAAATTAGTTGAATTAGAAAGTGTAAAAAGCTCAGCCCTCTGA
- a CDS encoding GerMN domain-containing protein, whose translation MKKYGYKPFLLVVLLLLSTGLLTGCLFEGEQSLEKMDTPEEEATTTPDPSSEEPQPEGDGEETDGAGEDSEGESASSTVARELYLMDANGMIAPQTLELPASKEVAAQALEYLVKDGPVTNLLPNGFQAVLPAGTQILGLNPQEDGTLVVDVSEEFRNYDAKEEEKILQAMTYTLTQFDNVNRIKLWINGHEQEVMPVDGTPITKGVSRSDGINHLVGVQTDVLNSEAVTVYFPAQNGDQVYHVPVTTRVEKGEDEYAAMVQALLNGPELGGSLMNPFNEGAEMVSSRLENGVLSVSFNEKILTGADNPSLSNAALASLVLSLTDLSDVESVEVQVDGAEQVMNESGEPLAEPVSRSDISGAEEV comes from the coding sequence ATGAAGAAGTATGGCTACAAACCCTTTTTGCTTGTAGTTTTATTATTATTGAGTACAGGGTTGCTGACAGGCTGCCTTTTTGAAGGAGAGCAATCGTTAGAGAAAATGGATACACCAGAAGAGGAGGCGACCACGACACCTGATCCGAGTAGTGAGGAACCTCAACCCGAAGGAGATGGGGAAGAAACAGATGGGGCTGGCGAAGATTCGGAAGGTGAATCTGCTTCATCCACGGTTGCGCGTGAGCTGTACTTGATGGATGCAAATGGTATGATTGCCCCTCAGACCTTAGAGCTCCCTGCATCCAAGGAGGTAGCCGCTCAGGCATTGGAATATCTAGTGAAAGATGGGCCTGTAACAAACCTTCTTCCGAATGGATTCCAGGCCGTTTTACCAGCGGGAACACAGATATTAGGTTTGAACCCTCAAGAGGATGGAACATTGGTCGTTGATGTTTCAGAGGAATTCCGAAATTACGATGCGAAAGAGGAAGAAAAGATTCTTCAAGCGATGACATATACATTAACCCAATTTGATAATGTAAACCGTATTAAGCTGTGGATTAATGGTCATGAACAAGAAGTTATGCCTGTAGACGGGACCCCAATTACAAAAGGGGTTTCCCGCTCTGACGGGATTAACCATCTTGTGGGTGTTCAAACTGATGTACTGAACAGTGAAGCCGTCACCGTATATTTCCCAGCTCAAAACGGTGACCAGGTTTATCACGTCCCTGTAACCACTAGGGTGGAGAAAGGGGAGGATGAATATGCAGCTATGGTACAAGCACTCCTCAATGGACCAGAATTAGGTGGTTCTCTGATGAATCCTTTCAATGAAGGAGCGGAAATGGTCAGTTCCAGACTTGAAAATGGCGTGTTGTCTGTATCTTTCAATGAGAAAATATTAACAGGGGCTGACAATCCTTCTTTGTCTAATGCAGCATTAGCAAGCCTTGTGTTGAGTTTGACGGATCTTTCTGATGTAGAATCCGTAGAGGTACAGGTGGATGGTGCAGAACAGGTGATGAATGAATCTGGAGAACCACTTGCAGAACCGGTTTCCCGCTCAGATATCAGCGGAGCAGAAGAAGTATAA
- the rph gene encoding ribonuclease PH — translation MRNDDREVNELRNVTIETDYVKHPEGSVLISFGDTKVICNASVEDRVPPFLRNQGKGWITAEYAMLPRATEQRNIRESSKGKVSGRTMEIQRLIGRSLRAVVDLDKIGERTVWVDCDVIQADGGTRTASITGAFVAVVIALGKLVKKGSIKELPITDFLTAISVGVLPDGNEILDLCYEEDSKAQVDMNVIMTGQGEFVEVQGTGEEATFSMKQLQKMLALAEKGVEDIIKLQDEAIGEWADVIRAKSGVTK, via the coding sequence ATGAGAAATGATGATCGTGAGGTTAACGAATTAAGAAACGTTACAATAGAAACAGACTATGTGAAACATCCAGAAGGGTCCGTACTTATCAGTTTTGGCGATACAAAAGTAATATGTAACGCTAGTGTAGAAGACCGTGTGCCTCCTTTTTTACGTAATCAAGGAAAAGGATGGATTACAGCAGAATATGCAATGCTGCCAAGAGCAACTGAACAGCGGAATATCCGTGAGTCTTCTAAAGGGAAAGTTTCCGGCCGGACAATGGAAATCCAACGTTTGATTGGACGTTCCTTACGTGCTGTCGTGGATTTAGATAAAATTGGTGAGCGTACCGTTTGGGTAGACTGTGATGTCATACAGGCAGATGGAGGTACACGTACGGCTTCGATTACAGGAGCTTTCGTTGCGGTCGTAATAGCATTAGGGAAATTAGTGAAGAAAGGCTCCATTAAAGAACTTCCCATTACAGATTTTCTGACAGCTATTTCTGTAGGTGTATTACCTGATGGCAATGAAATACTTGATTTGTGCTATGAAGAAGACAGTAAGGCTCAAGTAGATATGAACGTCATCATGACAGGGCAAGGGGAATTTGTTGAAGTGCAAGGAACGGGAGAGGAAGCTACTTTTTCAATGAAGCAATTACAAAAAATGCTTGCTCTTGCAGAAAAAGGCGTAGAAGATATTATTAAACTTCAGGATGAAGCGATCGGTGAATGGGCAGATGTCATTCGTGCAAAGTCCGGAGTGACTAAATAA
- a CDS encoding XTP/dITP diphosphatase, which translates to MKELLVATKNEGKIGEFRDMFSKYNISVKSLLDLDESIDIEETGTTFEENAVIKAQTMMEQLNIPVVADDSGLEVDALNGAPGVYSARYAGIEKDDNENLQKLLNNLEGIPESQRDARFVCAVAVARPGAATIVKRGTCEGSIANEPQGSHGFGYDPVFIPKGASRTMAEHTSDEKNKISHRHHAIKQIEEWLKTQA; encoded by the coding sequence ATGAAAGAGTTATTAGTGGCCACTAAGAATGAAGGAAAAATCGGTGAATTCCGAGATATGTTCTCAAAATATAATATATCAGTAAAGTCTCTTCTCGACTTAGACGAAAGTATTGATATAGAAGAAACGGGCACGACGTTTGAAGAGAACGCCGTCATTAAAGCGCAAACAATGATGGAACAACTGAATATTCCTGTTGTAGCAGATGATTCAGGATTAGAAGTAGATGCTTTAAATGGCGCACCGGGGGTTTATTCCGCACGATATGCAGGAATAGAGAAAGATGACAATGAAAATTTACAAAAACTGCTGAACAATCTAGAAGGTATCCCGGAAAGTCAAAGAGATGCAAGGTTTGTTTGTGCTGTTGCAGTAGCTCGTCCTGGGGCTGCAACTATTGTAAAAAGAGGGACGTGTGAAGGCAGCATTGCCAACGAGCCACAGGGTAGTCACGGGTTCGGTTATGATCCTGTCTTCATTCCGAAAGGTGCTTCGCGTACAATGGCAGAGCATACTTCAGATGAAAAAAATAAAATAAGTCATCGCCATCATGCAATTAAACAAATAGAAGAATGGCTTAAGACTCAAGCTTGA
- a CDS encoding metallophosphoesterase, producing the protein MPKVLIISDTHGLTEEVVEIKQRHESVDAMIHCGDSELPYNSAELEGFYYAKGNCDFEPEMENEQVVEVGDLTFLVAHGHLFQVKSTLMPLSYKAEEVGAQVACFGHSHIAGAEKVKDTLFINPGSARLPRDRDEPTYAILEWETLAQVQLQFYHVNGELIEDLKLETSLAAKD; encoded by the coding sequence ATGCCTAAAGTACTGATTATTAGTGACACTCATGGATTAACAGAAGAAGTAGTGGAAATTAAACAAAGACATGAAAGTGTTGATGCGATGATCCACTGCGGAGATTCAGAATTACCTTACAACTCCGCTGAGTTAGAAGGGTTCTATTACGCAAAGGGAAACTGTGATTTTGAACCTGAAATGGAAAATGAGCAAGTTGTGGAAGTCGGAGACCTGACTTTTTTAGTGGCCCATGGCCATCTATTCCAAGTGAAATCCACTTTAATGCCCCTCTCATACAAGGCTGAAGAGGTGGGTGCTCAAGTGGCTTGTTTCGGCCATTCCCACATAGCAGGTGCTGAGAAAGTAAAAGACACTTTATTTATTAACCCGGGTAGTGCAAGGCTGCCAAGAGACCGGGACGAGCCCACCTACGCCATTTTAGAGTGGGAAACACTCGCTCAGGTGCAGCTTCAGTTTTATCATGTCAACGGGGAACTCATCGAAGATTTGAAATTGGAAACATCACTTGCAGCAAAGGACTGA
- a CDS encoding aspartyl-phosphate phosphatase Spo0E family protein: MHRLFLEDPQNPQVVKVSQSLDKLLNEFDRRKIAQKKK, translated from the coding sequence ATGCACAGACTCTTTCTCGAAGATCCTCAAAACCCCCAGGTAGTTAAAGTTTCGCAATCGTTAGATAAGCTCTTGAATGAGTTTGATCGCCGAAAAATTGCTCAAAAGAAGAAATAG